TCTGGTCGATATGACGAACAACATGATATAATGAAAATAGCAATAGTAGGTAGCGGAATGATCGGGCTTTGCTCGGCGTATTATTTGAACAAACAAGGGTATGAAGTGACAGTTATCGATGAAGGCGATGGGTCCGACAATTGCTCTTTCGGAAACGCTGGATTTTTCAGCCCTAGCCATATGGTACCCCTGGCCTCTCCTGGAATCATTGCTCAAGGATTGAAATGGATGACCAATCCTGAAAGTCCATTTTATATCAAGCCAAGTCTGAATGTGAATTTAGCGAAATGGAGCTGGCAATTTTTCCGTGCATCCACGAAGAAAAGAGTCGAAAGTGCAGTGCCTATTTTGAACCAAATGTTGATGGAAAGTCGGACTTTGATCGAAGAAATTTTAGCTGATACCAAAATTGACGCTGGCTTCGACAACAAGGGTTTACTCATGTATTGCAAGTCTCAGCATGTCTTGGATGAAGAAGCGGAAATGGCAGAATTAGGAAGAAAATGTGGGCAAAATGTAGATGTGCTATCATCAGCTCAAGCGGAAAAAATCAATCCAGGATTTGAGATTGATACAGTAGGTGCCGTGCATTTTAAAAATGATGCCTGGTTTACACCCAATTCCTTTATGAATGGATTTCAAGATTACCTCAAAAAACAAGGAGTCAAATTCTATTACAATACCAAAGTGACCGACGCTGAAAAAAATCAAGGTCATCTCAAGGCATTGATTACAGATAAAGGAAAAATAGAAGCCGATCAATTCGTAATTGCTACTGGCTCCTGGACCGCGAAATTCCTAAAGCAGCTAGGAATAAAAATATTACTACAAGGAGGCAAAGGCTACAGTTTCGAAGTAAAAAATCCACTGGTTATGCCAAAAACTGCCTCCATTCTCACCGAAGCACGAGTGGCAGTCACACCCATGCAGCACGGCCTGCGCTTTGCCGGTACCATGGAAGTCAATGGCTTAGATCTTTCTATCAATCCCCGTAGAGTACTGGGTATTCAAAAGTCCATACCAGACTACTTCCCTCAGTTCAATCAAGAGTCGTTCGAAGGAGCAAAACCATGGGCAGGGTTAAGGCCATGTTCGCCTGATGGCATGCCCTATATTGGCAAAACCAAAAAGTTCGACAATTTAATTATAGCAACTGGACATGCTATGCTAGGAATCTCTCTTGGTCCAATCACTGGGCAGTTGGTGAGTGAAATCGCACAAGAAAACACACCACACCTGGATGATACTTTGTTAGCAGTAGAACGATATAGTTGAACCCATCATGAACACCTTCGAACGCATACAATCCTATCAAACCTTCACCCCTCCTACCAATTGGTTAAAAATCAAAACTATCGATATGCACACGGGTGGTGAACCGCTCCGTGTCATCCTTAGTGGACTACCCGAATTGAAAGGCAATAATGTGTTGGAGTACAGGAGATACATGAAAGAAAATCATGACCAATTTCGCACTGCATTAATGTTTGAACCTCGAGGTCATGCAGATATGTATGGATGTATACTCGTTCCTCCTAATGATGAAGAAACCGATTTTGGTATCCTATTTACGCATAACGAAGGCTATAGCACCATGTGTGGTCATGCCACAATTGCTATTACCAAACTAGCTGTTGAAATGGAGTGGGTGGATAAAGTTGAACCTATCACTAAAGTGGTCATCGATGCACCCTGTGGTCGATTGGAAAGCTTTGCGAAAATTAATCAAGGAGAAGTTACATCGGTCTACTTTCATTGTGTGCCTTCTTTTGTAGTTGGTCTGGATTACGAAGTAGAAGTAGAAGGTATAGGTATAATCAAATATGATCTAGCTTATGGCGGAGCTTTTTATGCCTATGTCGATGCGGACAAGTATGGTATTGATATGACGGAAAAAAACTATCGCCAGCTGATAGAAAAAGGAATGGCAATTAAACACGCTGTGATTAATACTAACAATCAAATCATACATCCGTTCGAACCTGAAATGAGCGAGTTGTATGGTACCATTTTCACTGGAAAACCCCATGCTACTGACATTGATTCTCGCAACGTGTGCATCTTCGCCGCAGGTGAAGTAGACCGCTCGCCTACAGGATCTGGCGTGTCTGGACGTATGGCCATTCAC
The sequence above is drawn from the Reichenbachiella sp. genome and encodes:
- a CDS encoding NAD(P)/FAD-dependent oxidoreductase, with the protein product MKIAIVGSGMIGLCSAYYLNKQGYEVTVIDEGDGSDNCSFGNAGFFSPSHMVPLASPGIIAQGLKWMTNPESPFYIKPSLNVNLAKWSWQFFRASTKKRVESAVPILNQMLMESRTLIEEILADTKIDAGFDNKGLLMYCKSQHVLDEEAEMAELGRKCGQNVDVLSSAQAEKINPGFEIDTVGAVHFKNDAWFTPNSFMNGFQDYLKKQGVKFYYNTKVTDAEKNQGHLKALITDKGKIEADQFVIATGSWTAKFLKQLGIKILLQGGKGYSFEVKNPLVMPKTASILTEARVAVTPMQHGLRFAGTMEVNGLDLSINPRRVLGIQKSIPDYFPQFNQESFEGAKPWAGLRPCSPDGMPYIGKTKKFDNLIIATGHAMLGISLGPITGQLVSEIAQENTPHLDDTLLAVERYS
- a CDS encoding proline racemase family protein, which codes for MNTFERIQSYQTFTPPTNWLKIKTIDMHTGGEPLRVILSGLPELKGNNVLEYRRYMKENHDQFRTALMFEPRGHADMYGCILVPPNDEETDFGILFTHNEGYSTMCGHATIAITKLAVEMEWVDKVEPITKVVIDAPCGRLESFAKINQGEVTSVYFHCVPSFVVGLDYEVEVEGIGIIKYDLAYGGAFYAYVDADKYGIDMTEKNYRQLIEKGMAIKHAVINTNNQIIHPFEPEMSELYGTIFTGKPHATDIDSRNVCIFAAGEVDRSPTGSGVSGRMAIHHKRGELQTGDSMSIESIIGSSFIGTVYKEEKYGPFHAVIPQVEGTAHITGQNEFLIDPKDPFKDGFILR